Proteins from a genomic interval of Verrucomicrobiota bacterium:
- the rpsR gene encoding 30S ribosomal protein S18 produces the protein MPRKTHTEKKGERNSRSARNETRTPRPKPKIDFTLDALEFKNVNLLKQFVTDQGRILPRKYTGLPAHYQRQMNRAIKRARQALLMK, from the coding sequence CGCAAAACGCATACGGAGAAGAAGGGGGAACGTAATTCCCGTTCGGCACGCAACGAGACGCGCACCCCCCGCCCAAAGCCCAAGATTGACTTCACGTTGGACGCCTTGGAGTTCAAGAACGTCAACTTGCTCAAACAATTTGTCACCGATCAGGGACGCATCCTGCCGCGCAAATACACCGGTTTGCCCGCCCATTACCAGCGGCAGATGAACCGGGCCATCAAACGCGCCCGGCAGGCGTTGCTCATGAAATAG